The DNA sequence TCAATCGGACCAAAATAATTAAACCCAAGGTCCACAAATATCTGGCCTGGAGCAGCCCCTTTTCTTATTGACTCAACGATATGTTCCAGCGTCTTTCCTACTGGCTTGCCAAATACTGGTAAGATACTCAGTAAATTATGAAAATCCTTCTTGAGATCGGTATAGAGTGGCGCTGATCTAATCTTATTCAAATATTTTGAAAAAGCTCCAACCGTATTGGAAATTGACATCTCATTATCATTTAACACTACCAATAAATTTTTCTTAAGATCACCCGCATGATTAAGTGCCTCCAAAGACATTCCAGCACCTATAGCGCCGTCTCCAACAACAGCAACAACAGACCTCCTATATCCAAGAATCTCATCAGCACAAGAGATACCGAGAGCTGCCGATATAGCATTACCACTATGGCCGCAGGTAAAGGGATCATAGGGACTTTCATTCTTATCTGGAAAACCACTAAGGCCATTGTATTGCCTTAAGGTTGAAAATTTCGATTTTCTTCCGGTAAGAATCTTATGAACATAGGCCTGATGGCCTACATCCCATACTATTTTATCCCTTTTAAAATCGAAGCAGTAATGCAGTGCAATGGTTAATTCAACAACACCCAGGTTTGAAGAAAGATGGCCTGGATTTTTTGAAACAACATCTACGATGAGTTCTCTAATCTCTGTTGCCAGTTGAGGCAAATCCTCTACTTTTACTTTTTTTAAATCCTCTGGATATTCAATACAATCTAATAATTTACTCATATTGCATCCATTATGTTAAAGGTAAAAATGTATGTAATCTATTCATCTTCCAGGCAGTTCTGGAATATATTTTTTTCCTCAAAATCTTCATATCTCTTTATCATGATAATACAGAATCCTGACAAAAACAGATACAAAAATTTCTTCAGGTAGTCTCAATCTCGAAATCTTTTGTACGAAAACCACCATTTCCATCTTTCATCAGGATTTGAATCTTTTTTTCTGCATCTTCTAACATAGAGACACATTGTTTATACAATTTAATACCGTTCTCATATTCAGATAATGCCTCATCCAGAGATAAATCTCCTCTCTCGATCCGCTCTACAATATCCTCTAATCCTTTTAGTGCATCCGCAAATTTTATCTTGGCCATACAATCGTAACCATATATTCCTGATTTCGAAACATCCTATACACCAAAATGTTTAGGAATTTTAATTCTGTAGGGCAACCCTTCAAGGATGCCTAGCAAGGCTAAAGCCTCGCCCTACATCGATTCTCTCTTTTACCAAAGGCAGTCTCATGTAAAATATTTACTTTACTATCTCAACTATTGAAGATACAACGTTACCATGAGAAAATCGTATTTTCAATTTTTTCCCAACAACGAGTCCCTCGGTTGACTTGATCGGTTTATCGTCTTCTACGTTTGTCGTAATGGAATAGCCTCTTTCTAATACTTTCAATGGACTCACATTATCCAATCTATTTGCAAGACCCGTTAACCGTTCCCATTCCAACTCCACGGTATGTTTACTTACCGTAATTAACCTTTGCGCAACTTCATCTAATTCCTGTTGTAACCTAAGAATTTTATCACGTAGTTTCTTAAAGGAAAGACTATTTTTGATTCCCATAAGTTGACTCTTGATAAGCAATATTTTATTATATAGTGCCTGGACAAGTCTAGTTTTAATTTTCTCCAATGAATCGCTTACCTGATCATAGCATGGAACAACAAGCTCCCCCGCCTCTGTAGGTGTAAGAGCCCTTTTATCAGCAACCAAATCGGAAATAGTTATATCAATCTCATGACCTACTGCGGAGATAACGGGGATTTTTGAGGCATAAATACTCCGTGCAACAACCTCCTCATTAAAGGCCCACAAATCTTCTAAACTACCACCGCCCCTTCCAACAATCATCACATCAATATCTGGAATAGTATTCAAATCAGAAATTGCCTGAGCAATCTCCTGTGCTGCCCCTTCCCCCTGTACTTTTACCGGATAAATGAGAATCTTTACCTTGGCAAATCTTCTGTGAATCACCTGGATAATATCCCTGATTGCAGCACCAGTTAGAGACGTTACAATAGCGATCTTTCCCGGAAACAACGGAAGGGCTTTTTTATGTGCCAGATCGAATAATCCTTCTTTCCCGAGTCGTTCTTTTAGCTGCAAAAAGGCCAACTGCAATGCTCCCATACCTTTTGGCTCAATCGCTTCAATAATTAATTGGTATTGACCACGGGATTCGTATACGGTAACAGAGCCAAAGACCAACACCTCCATCCCATCCTTTAACTCAAATTTTACAGAGCTTGCAACAGACCTGAACATAACAGTCTGAAGCTGGGCATCGGCATCTTTTAATGTCAGATATACATGCCCGGATATCGGTCTTTTCATGTTGGATATTTCTCCCACAACCCATACATGAAAAAATTCCTGCTCAAGCGAACCACGTATCCTTCGTGTAATTTCAGAGATCGTTAGTATACTTTTTCGGTTCTTTGTGATATCCGTCTGGAAAGGTAATGGTTCAGTAAAATCCATTTAATCACCCTCTCTGACTTCAACTCTCTTTATACTATCAGCTTTTCCCGTTTGGCTATCAACAACTACCTTCACTCCGTTTATGCGGATATCTCCTTCTGCCACCTCAAACCGAGTTGGCATTTGTGTTGTAATTGCCTTCAATACACAATCAATTTTCCTTCCCAGTATAGACTCATGAGGGCCTGTCATTCCCAAATCGCTGATACATGCCGTTCCTTTTGGCAATATCTTCTCATCTGCAGTGGGCACATGAGTATGGGTGCCAACAACAGCACTTACCCTGCCATCCAAATACCATCCCATTGCAATCTTTTCAGAGGTTGCTTCTGCATGCATATCCACAAAAATTACCTTTGTCTCTTTTGATATAATCTTCAGAATATCATCAACCACTCTGAAGGGGCAATCTACCGGTTTCATAAATACCCGGCCCAATAAGTTAATAACCCCAATCGGAGTACCTAAATGAGAGGTCTTTACAACATAACCTTTTCCAATTGCCAGTGGCGAATAATTACCAGGTCTCAGGATACTCCTGTTCGTTTCTAAAAAATGCATTATATCCTTTTTATCCCAGACATGATCGCCCATAGTTATAACATCAACACCATAAGAAAATAACTCATTAGCTATTTCCTCAGTAATACCGGCGCCACCAGCAGCATTTTCACCATTTGCTATACAAAAATGTATCTGTTCCCTATCGATATATGCCTTTAATTTATTCTTTAATATGATACGTCCAGGTTTCCCCACGATATCACCAATAACCAGAACGTTAATTTTCATTCAACTTTCTTTCCATAAAAATCCTTAAATTTCTGTTTTAAACGCCTTTCGACATCAGCCGGAACAAATTGACTCACACTACCTCCCAAACTAACAGCTTCCTTAATTAAGGTAGAGTTTAAGAATGAATACTGCTCGCTTGTCATTACAAATACCGTCTCAACTTCTTTATTGAGAACCCGGTTGGTAAGCGCCCTCTGAAATTCATATTCAAAATCAGACACTGTACGTATACCGCGGAGTATGATATTCGTCTGTTGTTTTTTTAGATAATCAACGAGCATGCCGGTAAAATAGTCAACTTCCACATTCTTCAAATCTCCAATATTATCACGGATCATCTCCATACGCTCATGAACGGAAAACAAGGCGTCTTTCAAAGGATTGCATCCTACAGCAACAATTAATGTATCAAAAATAATGCAACCCCTTCTTATTACATCCAGGTGCCCATTCGTAACCGGATCAAATGTTCCCGGATAAACTGCTTTTTTCATAGTAATATGGTATCGCTTAAAACCAAAAACGGTTTCGGGTTCTCTGCAATCCTTTCGGTGATATATCAAACCTGTAGGAACTATCATTTCTCACAGGATCGAGTTCAAGGGTAAGACTTGCTACCCAATCATGAAAATAACGGGACAGGATAAAATTTGTTCTAAGATTTTTAGGGTCACTTTCGCCATCATCATCTATATCGTCCGTATCAAGAGATTTAAAATCATACATTTCCCTGGCTGCCACACTCCATTTCTCACTAATCCGGTAATCTGCCGCCAGGATGAGAGTAGAACTGATATCCCGGATAAATCTATGGCCAACAAAATATTGCCATTTCGGTGGATTGTAAATTTCAAAACCTGAACTAAGGACGTCAAATCGGAACTCTTCGGTATTAAACTCATTTCTTTCAGAAACAAACGTAACGATATCGGTAAGTTTACACCGGAAATCGAGATTCACAAAATTGTCTTCCCTTATGACAATTCCATTAATACCATCATTAAAAATACCGGCATCTGTTGGAAAAATGTAATACTCTAAATTAAAATAAACAAAATCTACATTTTTTTCAAAACCCGGTTCTCCCCGTTTTGTCTGCAACATATTCTTTACCCCTATTACAACAATCTGTGATGAGTCCTGCGCATCAATTTCATCATACTGATAGAACGTATTCGGATCTTCCGTAACAACCGGGTTATACACATAACGCAGCTCAGGAACAAAGATATGCCTTAAACGGTTTATCTTTAAGAAATCGTTATAAACACTGTAGGTTCTCCAATGTGTCGAACTCCAATCAAATCCCAGGGAACCTATGAAACGACCTGTGGCAGGACCGTTTGGCTCATCATTCGGACCAGAGGTATCTATACTTTCGGAATATCCTGTCACTCTGCCTTCTACAAAAGGATTTATATTAAAAAACCCCGGTTTCCAGGGCATAGTTATCCGATTCACATTATCAAGTCTTACAACAGATTGAGGTTGCACCGGTTCATCTATCCGGTCAAGAGAATTATCAAAATGAGTCGCTGATGACTCTGAGGTAAATATAAGGCGGTTATCCCATATAGGTTCTCCAATAATTTGATACGTTAATTCCGGTAAACGTTCCGCATATCTCTTTTCCCTTAATGAATCCACCGTTGTATCGAATCCATTCAACTGCTCGTTAATCAAAAATGTCTGCGCAGTCGTATCGTGAATTCTTCGTAAATATAATACCGTCTCACGGTCTTTTTCTTGTTTAAATTCATGGCGGAAAAATTCTCTCAGGAACCTTGGATCACTCAAATATGAATACTCCATATCCAAACGGAAATCATAAGGCAATTCCTGACGATGTCTCCAAAGAACTGCGCCACGGTCTTCGTCTTCGATAGGGATATCATTAATATCGAATTCACCCTTATCTTTTATATAATAGGTGTCGAGAAAACCATAAGCATCTTGTCCCCTATACTCAAAGTTAATTCCTGTGCCCAAACCTCTCTCCTGTAAGTAATCGAGGCTGAAGATAAGGTCACTCCAGTCTTTTTGACTTCCACCTGTTATTGCAAATAAGTCCCAATCCGTACTAAGAAACGAACCAAAGCGTGAAGAACTTCCAAATTCCCAGTTTCTTAAGATTTTTTCCTTTTTCCGGACATCAAGGGATAAATAGGGTAAATAGCCCATAGGATAGCTGCCTACATGAAAAGTATTGTTCGTAGAAGATATAATATTGTGTTTACCTCTCTGAATCAACCGGATCTTTTTACCTTTAAAATGATAGTGGGGATGCCCATATCCACACGTAGTTATTATACCGTTTTTAATCTCATATTGTCCTTTATCAACGTGTTTTATCTGTTCTCCACTAACATAAACAGGCAATCCTTCGAGATATTCGCTTTTACCTTTTTGAGATTCGTCGCGTATGGTGCCTTGTTTTTGTGGCTGAAGAGTCGTTTTTATCTGGCTATTAATAAGAATCCCTTTATCTTCCTCTATATTCTCAAATATTTTATCGGCAATGAGCATATCATCTTTGCGGCGCATCATCACATTCCCTTCCGCATATATCGCACTCAGCGGTAGCTCTGAATACTCTGAATCCTCCGATTTTTTTTGATCAAACCATAAAATTACATTATCGGCATCTATCGCCGCATCTTTTTTGTTAATTTTAACATTTCCAAGCGCTACAACGATACGCTTATCTTCTTCCTGCCATGAGTCGATATTGTCTGCTATAATATCAACTATTTCCTGTTTCTCAGGAGTATCTGAGGTTAAGACTTTTTTGGGTATCTCATGAGATAAATATTCCTCTTCTTTCCTGGATCGTATTTCTTCACCACGTAAAACAACTTCTGTCTTTTGTGCCTCCTCAAAAGTCTTTATCGGTTGTGTATACGGATTAACTACGATACCAGTCATCGTCTCAAATCTTAAGTATACCTGTTCGTACTTCTCGTAGTTCTCATCTTGCAGAATAGTCACGTTACCTTCACAATACACTTCTACCGATGCCTCCTTGCTTTGTATAGCTTCTTCTTCATGAAACCAGCATACAATAGTATCTGCGGTAATTTGGAATGGTGCCTGTAATACTTTCGCTTCCTTATGGGCAACAAAGACTCTAATCCCTTCTTTTTTCCAGGTACTAACGGTTTCCGCCGACAGAGAAAAAGGCTTTTGTTCTATATATTTTACCGACAATAGTCCATCAGCATAACTATCTCTATTGATAACAAACAGAATGGCTAAAATTATGAGAATATGTATTTTTTGCATGAAAAGAATGTAACGTTATATCTTTGAAAAGAAATTTTTTATGTGATCAATTACACAATCCTGTTCCTTGTATGTAATTTCAGAAAAGATAGGCAGGGCTAATGTCTCACGCGATGCTCGTTCGGATTCGGGTAAATCACCTTCTTTATACCCCAGATATTCAAAACACTCTTGTAAATGAAGGGGCATTGGATAATAAACTGTAGTTTCTACTCCTTGTTGCCCAAGATACCTCATCAATGCGTCTCTTTGAGATGTCGCTATCACGTATTGATGAAATATGTGAGTATTATAAGATTCTATTTCAGGCAGACGGATGGGTAACGGCTTCAAATGCTCAGAATAATATGAAGCAGCCAACCTGCGCTTCTCAGACCACTCATTCAGATATTTTAATTTAACCGATAGAACAGCAGCCTGTATGGCATCTAATCTTCCATTCATACCAACATATGAATGATAATACCTGGATTTCGACCCATGCACTCTCAAAACCTTAATAAGCTCTGCCAGTTTATCATCATAAGTTGTCACAAGTCCACCGTCACCATAGCCACCCAGATTCTTTGTAGGATAGAAAGAAAAACAACCTATGTTCCCGATAGAGCCGGCTTTTTTACCTTTATACACCGCCCCTATTGCCTGTGCAGCATCTTCAATAACCACAAATCCATGTACACCTGCAATTTCAAGGATACTATCCATATCGGCACACTGCCCGTACAGATGAACGGGAAGGATAGCTTTTGTCCTTTTACTTATTGCAGATGCAATCTTGCTTACCTCAATATTATAGGTAACAGGATTTATATCCACAAATACCGGAACCGCTCCCAAACGAGCAATCGACCCTGCCGTTGCAAAGAAGGTAAAAGGTGTAGTGATAACCTCATCATCCTTACCAATACCGGATGCCATTAAGGCTAATAAGATTGCATCTGTACCTGAGGATACTCCAATGGCGTGCTTAATGTGGCAGAATTCTGCTATGCTGTGCTCGAATGATTCGACAAAAGGACCAAGGATAAAAGATTGGCTAGCTATTACTTCTAAAACAGCGTTATTTATTTCATCTCGAATATTTTCGTATTGCCGTTTTAAATCCAGAGCTGTTACTTTCATCTACGAGTAATAATTATCCCCTATATAAACTTAATTCATAAATTTGCTAATCTATTGTATTTGCATAATAAGAGTTTGGAATTATATTTACAGAATGAGGCTTTGTCAATTAAAAAGAGATTTTACCTATCCTAACTTATGTCGAACATTAATCTTGATTTCAGTTATTCTTTTTATGTAAAATTTTGAAATATACGTGAAATGAGTAGCCCCTATAGCTCAACTGAATAGAGCGTTGGCCTCCGGAGCCAAAGGTTGCAGGTTTGAATCCTGCTGGGGGCGCTTGTATTTCAGGGGTTTCAAGGCTATGTGTACAAGTTTTGTACAAATAATATGAGCTTTAGAGCCTATAAAAGAGGTAAAAAATACTGGTATTATTTCTGTATTAATAATAAAGTTTACAGGAATTCTACTCATACAGATTCGAAAGATTTAGCTCTGCAATATACGCAAAAAGTTTATAACGATGTCTACCTGGACAAATGCGGAGTGAAAAACCTTGATGTGTACTTTTAAGCGATTTTATTGAATACCATTTAAAACACTAAAGAAAAGAACTTGTCAGAGAGATGGTCTCAGCAAAAACGGACTATGCTCTATGATTTTCTTAGATTTGCAAAAAGCAAAAATGTAGAATATTTAGCAGATGTAAATCTTGCAGTCATCAATGAATCAACACTACTTCTTGGAGAATGCAACCCAAAGACAGTAAAAAACAAATTAAATACTATAAATACTTTATTATACGATGCAGTAAAGCTTGAACATAAAGCATAGTCCATGCCAGAATATCGATCTGATCCGTGGTGCCTTAAAGAATAAAGAGAGATATTTAAACAAAGAGGAAATAGAAATAATTAAGGGAGCTACAAAAGGAACCAGGCTTGAGGGTCTTGTTCTGACTGCCCTGTACACAGGTATGAGGCGTAGCGAATTGTGCAATCTCGAATATACCTGATATTGATTTAAAACAAAGATTGATTTATATCAAGAATAAGTCGAAAAGGAATTTTAAGACTAAATCAAGAAAGGAAAGGGTTGTTCCTCTCCACAGCGAATTGATTCTCCTTTTTTCGAATATCAGTAAAAATAGCGCTTGTTTCCAAGTTCCAGTCCATAGCGCAACAAAGATATTCAGGCAATTGACAGACAGTGTTGGATTATCGGATGTTGGGCTTCACACTTTACGCCACACCTTTGTGTCTCATTGCCTGATGAACGGTATGAATATTTTTGACGTATCCAGGATCGTCGGACACAGTACATCGCATACCACAGAACTATACGGCCATTTGTGCCCAGAAAGACGAGAGATCGATAAGTTAAGTTTAGCTATTAAAACGCAAATCTCTTTCATCTCTCTGCAATTTTACTAGCTGCATCGACAAGAAAAACCGAACGTGGCACGCCACGTTTCTTTGCCGCCTTGTCTATTTTACGAAGAATCCTTTCAGGTACCGTTATATTAATTCGTACTGTTTTACCAGACAGAAACGAAAGATCAATATCCACCAATACCCAAACACCACCCTTATAATCATGATGTTGTATATACTTATCTATACTCGATGGTTTTGGCACTTCTGTTTCACCTTCAAGATGACATTCTACCGCCTCCTGTATATTGGCCAATGCCTCATCCAGTGTACCACCAACCGTAAAACAACCGGGAATATCGGGAATAGTGGCTCCATAGCCACTCTCCTTGTCTTTATGAATTACCACGGGAAAATACATAGAATTACCTCCATTTCCAGCCCGCTTGTTTAAAAATACTTCTTAATGTCCCAACAGGATAATCCTTTCTGGGATGAACAACCGTAACGATTTCTTTTTTCTCAGGATGTTTAAACTTGTGATGACTTCCCTTCGTGTGCACCCTTACCCATCCTTCGCTTTCCAATCTTTTGATTATATCTTTGCTGTCCACGTTAATATTATACACACTATACATATTATTGTTAAGCATTCTTTTAATTTTTTCTTAACATATTAACAGGAACTTTTTTATCGGTCTACTGCTGCACACGAAACAGGACATGCAATATTGCATGTACCCGATTATAGAAACGCAAAAGCCGTCTTACGATCAGTCAATGATAAAGAGCATATATTACGGGCATATCGAGAAGAGGATCTAAAACCATACATGAACCCAGAATGGCAGGCATGGCGGTTTGCTGGCGCTTTATTGATGCCTGCGCAGGCAGTAAAAGAAGCAATTAGACGTGGGTATAGTATTGGCGAAATGTCAAAAAGATTTGGGGTAAATCCAGCTTTTGTGATAAGCAGAATAAAGGCATTAACGAGAATCAATTACCAACAAATAAAGGGGCATTGATAGATGCCCCTTTATTGTTTAGCGGACCAGAGTCTTCGAACAAAGGAGCCGAAAAATCTGGTAAATATTCCACAAGGTGTGGAAAGCCGACCGCTGACACAGCGTGTATCTCACGTGTTACATAATAACACGCCGTGGAAGGAAATCAAGGAAATTGCTCCCTACCATAAGGAGGCAAATATGGTTACTCAAAACGATAACCGTAGAAGCCGCCGAATCATCGGATACATTTTCCGGACTTGGATCACCCGGAATGGTGTCCGTGATTATGCACGCGACCACGGCTTTAAGGCCTGGCGAATACCAGTCTATGCAGAATAGATAAACTGGTAGATTGGAATGCCCGGTGTTTTTATAACTGGGCATTCTTATCCTTTGATTAAAGCGAGGATTTTTGAAATTATGCTAATAAAGGATGGTAGGCTTATAAGGCTTATAAATATCATAACAAACTTATATCTTCTGTCAAATAACCTCTCATCCTCGAATTCTTTTTTCTTGTGAAAGCTTTAAATCCTGCTGGGGGCGCTTGTATTTCAGGGGTTTCAAGATATGAGTAGGGTGGATTAAGGCATTGGTTTTTACGCCGAATCCACTAATACTATTTCCAGAAAAGGCGGACCCGCTATCGCTTCATCCGCCCTACTACAAACCCGCTTCATGAAAATGAAAATTCCCAAGATACCGTATGAAGGTGTGACATACGTGTGACGTAGCACCTCCAAAATAATATAAAATATGATGGATTTTATTAGAGATCAAAATGGAATGACAGCTTTACTGCTAAAGTCCCGAATTACTTTACCTATACAGAAGCTGAGATGAAGGCAGAAGTGATTACTTTCTGAAGTTCCTACAGAATATAAGCAGAAACGGGCTTATTAAATACCTTTCAGAACAGGCTGTAAAGCTATGAGTATAGTAAGCTAAGATTTTCAATATATCCTTCATTGTTTTACTTCAATTTTCTAATAGTCCTTTACTAATAAAGAACTTTAATGTTCGCTGAACATCTCCTGCTATATCATATTCTCTTGTCATAGAAAAGTTATCCCTTACAGCTTGCTCTATATCTTCTATACTATGCTCACCATCACAAAGTTCCCAAATGAATTTTGCTGTAGCATTAAGGACGTGAAATACCCGCTCTCTGGCACTATAAAGGAGCGTTTCCCGTCCAATGTCTTGTACGAAAATACCCTGTTTTCGGATAGGCATCATTTTATCATTATCATCGTTTCTTATATCCTTTTTATTAATGATAGCCAGACCTCCAATAAGGGCAATGCGATATTGTTAACCAATTCATAAAAATTTCGTTGTTCCTCCTCTCCGTAATTTTTTATACTTTTCGATATAATACATACAGTCGAATAAAGATAAGCGAAAAACCTTTATAACGCTAAAACTTCCATAGGCATGTTTTGATGCATCGGTCGTTTTGATTTCATTGGTCTGTGACGGACTAACTCTTCAAGAATCTCCTCATCGGTATAGGTAACCACACTGGGTAACTCATATTCGGGTAATTTTTTTTCTTCCATTTTGCATATCCTTTCCGTAAATAGGAATTTTTTATGTTTAAACTTTCCGGCCTTATTCAAATATTTCTTCGATTTTAGGAAACCATGTTTATCAAAATATGTACCAGTTAACAGCTAAATTTCAAAAGGTTTATTTTTAGAAAATTATTTATATCATAAGTACTATTAAGTAATAAATTTAAATAGTTTTTAGCAGGAAAAACAAACTATGAAATTCGGGCAATAGCAGAATAAAGTTCTTAAACAAATCAATAAAAAGTGTGACTTGACACAAGGGCGTGCCATTGCAAGGTGCGACATGACACATTATATGGCACAATACAGAGGAAACAAGATATGAGGAGTAAATAGTGATAGCACAATGTTATATTTAAGCACAAATAATCGAAATTGTGATCTGTGGTTCCTGATTCTCCTATTATGAACGACCGTAGTCATCCTCTAATCTGATAATGTCATCTTCTCCTAAATAGTTACCTCGCTGGATCTCAATAAATACCAGAGAAGATTGCTCCTGATTTGCTACACGGTGAGCTGCTCCTTTGGGAATATCAATGGCTTGCCCTGATTTAAGCAATATCTCTTTCCCGTCTATAGTTACCGATGCTTTGCCCCCGACCACATTCCAATACTCCTCACGTTGAAAATGTTTTTGATAGCTAAGCCGATTTCCCGGTAGAACTGTAATCCTCTTTACCTTATAAGTAGGTTCATCCAATAGTACCTCCCACTTTCCCCAGGGAGGATTAGCATGGTGTGCCCGTGGTCTTTCCATCTCAAGTATCTTCTTGTATACTTTAAGGTAGTCATCCACCATACGATCCTGACTAAAACGATCTTCTACCCATCGGCGACATTGCGTCCGATTAATTGTGGAAATTTGTTTCAATCTATTCAATGCATCTTCAATACTTCCAACGATATACCCTGTTTCACAGTCTTTTATAATCTCATGCATGGCACTTCCTGAAAAAGCGATAACCGGTGTTCCACATGCCATGGCCTCGATAATGCTCAGATCAAAAGGATCTCCTAAACGAATTGAATGCAAAAAAGCATAGGCACCACCCAGCAATTTATCCTTAAGTACCTGATCCATCATTCCACAATGAATTATGAGATGATCACCCTGCTGCGGAAGCACAACATTCTCAAAATAGGTTTGGTCTAAAACGTTACCGGTAAGAACAAGTCTCATACCAGATTTCTGGGCAATCTCAATCGCCTCTTCAATACCATTGTTTGGATGGATATTACCAAAGGATATAAGATAGTTTTCTTTTTGTTCTTTAAACGTAAATGACTGTAAATCGATACTATCATAAATTGTAGAGATATACTCCAGGCAAGGGTTCCGATCGGCAATACTCGTCGAAACGTAGTAGCTTCGGCCTTCGTCTTCCTTAAAAAGAGATAAGATGTCCGAAGAAGGTGCATGAATTGTAGTAACCATCGGAGTGTTAATAAGGCGGCGGTAAAAGAGAGGCACGAGATTAAAGTAATTGTGGATTAAATCGAACTCTCCAGCCTTTTTCAACACATTAACCATATGAGAAGATACACAGGCTATAAAGTTAAGGTGGTTTTCTTCTTCATAAGGAATTAAGCAGTTGGATTCGCGTCTTTCTTTTGTTTCTAAGTCACTGCCGGTAAAGAGTGTGACATCCACTCCCCGTTTTATTAAACCTTCGGATAAGAGTGAAATGGCATTTTTCTTTGAATTGCAAGATTTGTGATGCTGCATGAACCTGCTTGATGGCGATAGTATGGCAATTCTCATAAGATTACCTCCCTAAAAACCCTTATTGTGTATCTTTAAAATGAATGAGATTTCAAGGACAACTAGAGATTAGGATTTTTAGCATAATCTATGCCATTTGTGGTTTCAAATGTGTTTATCTGTGAGTATAGTTCAAACAATCATTCTTAATGATGATAATAAATCGGGAAAATGTAGGATAAGGCTATACAGGTTATCCGAGAATTGTTTTGTAAATCACATATTCTCCGGTATCGTGACCTATGTTTACCATGAAAACACTCACGGAGTCGATGTAGGGCGAGGCTTTAGCCTCATACGTATCAAGCTAAGAGTATCATTCCCTAAGAGAGGAGGATGTGTGTCTATTTTTCCTCCCTAATCCCCCTGTTTCCCCCTTTTCTAAAGGGGGACTAAGGGGGATTA is a window from the Candidatus Jettenia sp. genome containing:
- a CDS encoding exodeoxyribonuclease VII small subunit, whose protein sequence is MAKIKFADALKGLEDIVERIERGDLSLDEALSEYENGIKLYKQCVSMLEDAEKKIQILMKDGNGGFRTKDFEIETT
- the xseA gene encoding exodeoxyribonuclease VII large subunit, with the protein product MDFTEPLPFQTDITKNRKSILTISEITRRIRGSLEQEFFHVWVVGEISNMKRPISGHVYLTLKDADAQLQTVMFRSVASSVKFELKDGMEVLVFGSVTVYESRGQYQLIIEAIEPKGMGALQLAFLQLKERLGKEGLFDLAHKKALPLFPGKIAIVTSLTGAAIRDIIQVIHRRFAKVKILIYPVKVQGEGAAQEIAQAISDLNTIPDIDVMIVGRGGGSLEDLWAFNEEVVARSIYASKIPVISAVGHEIDITISDLVADKRALTPTEAGELVVPCYDQVSDSLEKIKTRLVQALYNKILLIKSQLMGIKNSLSFKKLRDKILRLQQELDEVAQRLITVSKHTVELEWERLTGLANRLDNVSPLKVLERGYSITTNVEDDKPIKSTEGLVVGKKLKIRFSHGNVVSSIVEIVK
- a CDS encoding TIGR00282 family metallophosphoesterase, with the translated sequence MKINVLVIGDIVGKPGRIILKNKLKAYIDREQIHFCIANGENAAGGAGITEEIANELFSYGVDVITMGDHVWDKKDIMHFLETNRSILRPGNYSPLAIGKGYVVKTSHLGTPIGVINLLGRVFMKPVDCPFRVVDDILKIISKETKVIFVDMHAEATSEKIAMGWYLDGRVSAVVGTHTHVPTADEKILPKGTACISDLGMTGPHESILGRKIDCVLKAITTQMPTRFEVAEGDIRINGVKVVVDSQTGKADSIKRVEVREGD
- the coaD gene encoding pantetheine-phosphate adenylyltransferase codes for the protein MKKAVYPGTFDPVTNGHLDVIRRGCIIFDTLIVAVGCNPLKDALFSVHERMEMIRDNIGDLKNVEVDYFTGMLVDYLKKQQTNIILRGIRTVSDFEYEFQRALTNRVLNKEVETVFVMTSEQYSFLNSTLIKEAVSLGGSVSQFVPADVERRLKQKFKDFYGKKVE
- the lptD gene encoding LPS assembly protein LptD; the encoded protein is MQKIHILIILAILFVINRDSYADGLLSVKYIEQKPFSLSAETVSTWKKEGIRVFVAHKEAKVLQAPFQITADTIVCWFHEEEAIQSKEASVEVYCEGNVTILQDENYEKYEQVYLRFETMTGIVVNPYTQPIKTFEEAQKTEVVLRGEEIRSRKEEEYLSHEIPKKVLTSDTPEKQEIVDIIADNIDSWQEEDKRIVVALGNVKINKKDAAIDADNVILWFDQKKSEDSEYSELPLSAIYAEGNVMMRRKDDMLIADKIFENIEEDKGILINSQIKTTLQPQKQGTIRDESQKGKSEYLEGLPVYVSGEQIKHVDKGQYEIKNGIITTCGYGHPHYHFKGKKIRLIQRGKHNIISSTNNTFHVGSYPMGYLPYLSLDVRKKEKILRNWEFGSSSRFGSFLSTDWDLFAITGGSQKDWSDLIFSLDYLQERGLGTGINFEYRGQDAYGFLDTYYIKDKGEFDINDIPIEDEDRGAVLWRHRQELPYDFRLDMEYSYLSDPRFLREFFRHEFKQEKDRETVLYLRRIHDTTAQTFLINEQLNGFDTTVDSLREKRYAERLPELTYQIIGEPIWDNRLIFTSESSATHFDNSLDRIDEPVQPQSVVRLDNVNRITMPWKPGFFNINPFVEGRVTGYSESIDTSGPNDEPNGPATGRFIGSLGFDWSSTHWRTYSVYNDFLKINRLRHIFVPELRYVYNPVVTEDPNTFYQYDEIDAQDSSQIVVIGVKNMLQTKRGEPGFEKNVDFVYFNLEYYIFPTDAGIFNDGINGIVIREDNFVNLDFRCKLTDIVTFVSERNEFNTEEFRFDVLSSGFEIYNPPKWQYFVGHRFIRDISSTLILAADYRISEKWSVAAREMYDFKSLDTDDIDDDGESDPKNLRTNFILSRYFHDWVASLTLELDPVRNDSSYRFDISPKGLQRTRNRFWF